A DNA window from Rossellomorea marisflavi contains the following coding sequences:
- a CDS encoding O-methyltransferase: MDEKVIDYIESIILDRSDLLQEMEAYAEANDVPIMELVGIEALLGMLRIQQPKRILEVGTAIGYSALRMAEALPDTTIVTLERDGERYEKAQEFLGRSSARDRVITLFGDALELQEDVKQHGPYDAVFIDAAKGQYRKFFDSYSEMLTEEGVVYSDNVLFKGLVAEEVVEQKRIRNMVKKLQDYNKWLMDHPEYDTSILPVGDGVAISKKRGTREEA; the protein is encoded by the coding sequence GTGGACGAAAAAGTAATCGATTATATAGAATCCATTATTCTGGACCGTTCCGATCTGCTTCAGGAAATGGAAGCATATGCTGAAGCGAACGATGTGCCCATCATGGAGCTTGTCGGCATCGAGGCACTCCTCGGGATGCTCAGGATCCAACAGCCGAAGCGGATCCTTGAAGTGGGGACGGCAATCGGATATTCCGCACTGAGGATGGCCGAAGCGCTTCCCGATACAACCATCGTCACACTTGAAAGGGACGGGGAAAGGTATGAGAAGGCGCAGGAGTTCCTTGGCCGTTCATCTGCACGTGACAGGGTCATCACCCTGTTCGGTGATGCCCTCGAGCTGCAGGAAGATGTAAAGCAACATGGGCCGTATGATGCGGTCTTCATCGATGCTGCCAAAGGTCAGTATCGCAAATTCTTCGACAGCTATTCCGAGATGCTGACCGAAGAAGGTGTCGTATACTCTGACAACGTTCTGTTCAAGGGGCTTGTTGCAGAGGAAGTGGTTGAGCAGAAGCGGATCCGTAACATGGTGAAGAAGCTGCAGGACTATAATAAATGGCTGATGGACCATCCGGAATATGATACGTCGATCCTTCCTGTCGGGGACGGGGTCGCGATCAGCAAAAAACGGGGTACCCGTGAAGAAGCCTAG
- the udk gene encoding uridine kinase, protein MKQKPVVIGVAGGSGSGKTSVTKAIYEQFQGHSILMLQQDYYYKDQSHLPFEERLKTNYDHPLAFDNDLLIEHLHGLLDHQPVEKPVYDYKMHTRSDETIPVEPKDVIILEGILVLEDERLRNLMDIKLYVDTDADLRIIRRMLRDIKERGRSIDSVIDQYITVVRPMHNQFIEPTKRYADVIIPEGGHNHVAIDLMVTKIQTILEQKSFL, encoded by the coding sequence ATGAAGCAGAAACCCGTCGTCATTGGTGTAGCAGGAGGTTCAGGGTCAGGGAAGACAAGCGTAACGAAAGCGATCTACGAACAATTCCAGGGCCATTCCATCCTCATGCTGCAGCAGGATTATTATTATAAAGATCAATCCCACCTACCATTCGAGGAGCGTCTGAAGACGAACTATGACCATCCACTGGCGTTCGATAATGACCTTTTGATTGAACATCTCCATGGACTATTGGACCATCAGCCCGTGGAAAAACCGGTTTATGATTATAAGATGCATACGCGTTCGGATGAAACGATTCCTGTTGAGCCGAAAGATGTGATCATCCTGGAAGGAATCCTTGTATTAGAAGATGAAAGATTGCGCAACTTAATGGATATTAAACTATATGTGGATACCGATGCTGATCTCCGCATCATCAGAAGGATGCTTCGCGATATCAAGGAGCGCGGGCGCTCCATTGATTCCGTCATTGATCAGTACATCACGGTCGTCCGCCCGATGCACAATCAATTCATCGAGCCGACGAAGCGGTATGCCGATGTGATCATTCCGGAAGGCGGCCATAATCATGTGGCCATCGATCTCATGGTCACAAAAATTCAAACAATTCTTGAACAAAAGTCATTTTTGTAA
- the alaS gene encoding alanine--tRNA ligase — protein sequence MKTLTGAEIRQKFLDFFQEKNHGVEPSASLVPHEDPSLLWINSGVATLKKYFDGRVIPENPRIVNAQKSIRTNDIENVGETARHHTFFEMLGNFSIGDYFKVEAIEWAWEFLTKEEWIGFDPEKLSVTIHPEDHEAFDIWHTKVGVPAERIIRIEGNFWDIGEGPSGPNTEIFYDRGPEYGEDPNDPELYPGGENDRYLEVWNLVFSQFNHNPDGTYTPLPKKNIDTGMGLERMACVVQGVPTTFDTDLFMPIISATEGMSDSKYGVRKEDDKAFKVIADHIRTVAFAIGDGALPSNEGRGYVLRRLLRRAVRFAKQIGINRPFMFELVPVVAEVMVDFYPEVKEKIEFIQKVVKNEEDRFHETLNEGLQILSSVIKEQKAAGSTVIPGKDVFRLYDTYGFPVELTEEYAEEEGLTLDQSGFESEMEAQRERARSARQDVGSMQVQGGILSDVTVKSAFVGYSSLETTATVLEVIVGDERQPKADQGQEVQFILDETPFYAESGGQIGDKGYLFADGVKVFVRDVKKAPNGQNLHSGIVEEGSLHKDAEVKAVVSRESRKKVEKNHTATHLLHQALKDVLGEHVNQAGSLVEPDRLRFDFSHFGAITEAEMEQIEQIVNEKVWQALQVNIEQKTLQEAKAMGAMALFGEKYGDEVRVVSIGDYSLELCGGCHVGNTSEIGLFKIQSEGGIGAGTRRIEAVTGEGAYRVLNDQVSLLKEAASKLKTNPKEVTVRVESLLQEMKELQKANESLAAKLSNIEAGNLTDQVKVVDGVNVLTAKVGGGDLRNMMDDLKQKLSSGVIVLASANGDKVNIIAGVTNDLVKEGYHAGKLVKEVATRCGGGGGGRPDMAQAGGKDASKLDDALQFVEEWVKSV from the coding sequence ATGAAAACATTGACAGGAGCCGAAATCCGGCAAAAATTCCTGGATTTCTTCCAGGAAAAGAACCATGGTGTGGAGCCGAGTGCTTCGCTGGTCCCGCATGAGGATCCATCACTTCTATGGATCAATAGTGGAGTCGCAACGCTCAAAAAATATTTTGATGGACGTGTGATCCCTGAAAATCCAAGGATCGTGAATGCACAAAAATCGATCAGGACGAATGATATCGAAAACGTGGGTGAGACTGCCCGTCACCACACATTCTTTGAAATGCTCGGGAACTTCTCCATCGGCGATTACTTCAAGGTGGAAGCCATCGAATGGGCATGGGAATTCCTGACGAAAGAGGAATGGATCGGATTTGATCCTGAAAAGCTTTCCGTAACGATTCATCCTGAAGATCATGAAGCATTCGATATCTGGCATACCAAAGTCGGAGTACCGGCAGAACGCATCATCCGAATCGAGGGGAACTTCTGGGATATCGGGGAAGGACCAAGCGGACCGAACACGGAGATCTTCTATGACCGAGGTCCGGAATATGGGGAGGACCCAAATGATCCTGAACTGTATCCAGGCGGGGAGAATGACCGTTATCTTGAGGTATGGAATCTTGTGTTCTCGCAGTTCAACCATAATCCTGACGGGACGTACACCCCGCTTCCGAAGAAAAACATCGATACCGGTATGGGCCTAGAGCGTATGGCGTGCGTGGTCCAAGGCGTGCCGACGACCTTCGATACCGACCTCTTCATGCCGATCATTTCGGCTACAGAAGGTATGTCGGACAGTAAATACGGCGTGCGCAAAGAAGACGACAAAGCATTCAAAGTCATTGCCGATCATATCCGGACCGTGGCATTTGCCATCGGGGACGGGGCCCTTCCTTCCAATGAAGGACGCGGTTATGTACTGAGACGTTTGCTCAGAAGGGCTGTGCGCTTCGCGAAGCAGATCGGCATCAACCGTCCGTTCATGTTCGAACTCGTTCCGGTCGTAGCGGAAGTGATGGTCGACTTCTATCCGGAAGTGAAGGAAAAGATCGAGTTCATTCAAAAAGTGGTGAAGAACGAAGAAGATCGTTTCCATGAAACGCTGAATGAAGGACTGCAGATCCTCTCAAGCGTCATCAAAGAACAAAAGGCAGCAGGAAGCACCGTCATTCCGGGTAAGGATGTATTCAGATTGTATGATACGTATGGATTCCCTGTAGAGCTCACTGAGGAATATGCAGAGGAAGAGGGGCTGACTCTCGATCAATCCGGCTTCGAGTCCGAGATGGAAGCACAGCGCGAACGTGCACGCTCCGCCCGCCAGGACGTGGGAAGCATGCAGGTCCAAGGCGGCATCCTCAGCGATGTGACAGTGAAAAGCGCATTTGTGGGCTATTCGAGTCTTGAAACAACGGCTACCGTCCTAGAAGTCATCGTGGGAGATGAGCGCCAGCCAAAAGCCGACCAGGGGCAAGAGGTGCAGTTCATTCTTGATGAAACCCCGTTTTATGCTGAAAGCGGCGGGCAGATCGGAGATAAGGGTTATCTCTTTGCCGATGGGGTAAAGGTGTTTGTAAGAGACGTCAAAAAGGCTCCGAACGGCCAGAACCTCCACTCGGGTATCGTAGAAGAAGGATCCCTGCACAAGGATGCAGAAGTGAAGGCCGTCGTTTCAAGGGAATCCCGCAAGAAAGTCGAGAAGAATCACACAGCTACCCATCTTCTCCATCAAGCACTGAAGGATGTACTAGGGGAGCATGTCAATCAGGCAGGGTCCCTCGTTGAACCGGACAGGCTCCGCTTCGACTTCTCACATTTCGGTGCCATCACGGAAGCAGAGATGGAACAGATCGAACAAATCGTCAATGAAAAAGTATGGCAGGCCCTTCAAGTCAACATTGAACAGAAGACCCTTCAGGAAGCAAAAGCGATGGGGGCCATGGCACTCTTCGGCGAGAAATACGGGGATGAAGTGCGTGTGGTTTCCATCGGCGACTACTCCCTCGAACTATGCGGTGGCTGTCACGTAGGCAATACCTCTGAGATCGGCCTCTTCAAGATCCAGTCAGAAGGTGGTATCGGAGCAGGCACGAGAAGGATCGAAGCTGTGACAGGCGAAGGGGCATACCGTGTCCTGAATGACCAGGTTTCCCTTTTGAAGGAAGCGGCTTCCAAGCTGAAGACCAATCCGAAAGAAGTGACGGTCCGCGTCGAATCCCTTCTGCAGGAAATGAAGGAACTTCAGAAAGCAAATGAATCATTGGCGGCAAAATTGTCCAACATAGAAGCAGGAAACTTGACCGACCAAGTCAAAGTCGTGGATGGAGTCAATGTCCTGACGGCAAAAGTCGGAGGCGGCGACCTGCGCAACATGATGGATGACCTGAAGCAAAAGCTGTCCTCCGGTGTGATCGTCCTTGCTTCTGCCAATGGCGACAAAGTCAACATCATCGCAGGTGTGACGAATGATCTCGTCAAAGAAGGCTATCACGCAGGCAAGCTTGTGAAGGAAGTCGCTACACGCTGCGGTGGAGGCGGCGGCGGACGTCCGGATATGGCCCAGGCAGGCGGAAAAGATGCATCAAAACTGGATGATGCCCTTCAATTTGTAGAAGAATGGGTTAAATCCGTTTAA
- a CDS encoding YrrS family protein: MAKYQSRLDKRSKKNTNKILNIMIAVVVLLILVVGGSILIGGGNDKSSDTASSSTGNGGDKKASAEENKSDTDKSDDQDSNDKKAADDEEDKDKKEDKDEKKSDDDNEKDLKSEDDSKLKVQDGDEPNVDKTVVHPDWKPVGTSQSGEHVSSYDLGTPDWNEKVKALSYATGIPENNMTVWYIEGNGSPQKSIGTVSAKNDSQAYRVYLQWIDGEGWQPTKVQELIENDKN, from the coding sequence ATGGCGAAGTACCAATCTCGATTAGATAAACGATCAAAAAAGAACACCAATAAAATCCTGAATATCATGATTGCAGTCGTCGTCCTATTGATCCTCGTAGTGGGCGGCTCGATCCTTATTGGAGGCGGGAACGACAAAAGCTCCGATACGGCTTCTTCCTCTACTGGTAACGGAGGGGACAAAAAAGCCTCTGCCGAAGAAAATAAAAGTGATACTGACAAATCAGATGACCAGGATTCAAACGATAAAAAAGCTGCTGACGATGAAGAGGACAAGGACAAAAAAGAAGACAAAGATGAAAAAAAATCCGATGATGATAACGAAAAAGATCTGAAGTCGGAAGATGACAGCAAGCTCAAAGTCCAGGATGGCGACGAACCGAATGTGGATAAAACCGTTGTGCATCCAGACTGGAAGCCGGTCGGCACTTCACAATCAGGGGAGCATGTGTCTTCCTATGATCTGGGGACCCCCGACTGGAATGAAAAGGTAAAAGCTCTATCCTACGCTACCGGAATACCGGAAAACAATATGACGGTGTGGTATATTGAAGGAAATGGAAGTCCTCAGAAATCCATCGGTACGGTATCCGCTAAGAATGATTCCCAAGCTTACAGGGTCTATCTGCAGTGGATCGATGGAGAAGGCTGGCAGCCTACCAAGGTTCAGGAACTGATTGAAAACGATAAGAACTAA
- a CDS encoding DUF1292 domain-containing protein codes for MEHGEKQITVVDEQGNEQLCEVLFTFESDKFNKSYVLYYPLGADEDDEEEIEIHASAFLPGNEGEEGELQPIETEDEWDMIEEMLNTFLEDEEME; via the coding sequence ATGGAACATGGCGAAAAACAGATCACAGTAGTAGACGAACAAGGAAACGAACAGCTTTGTGAAGTCCTCTTCACATTCGAATCAGATAAATTCAACAAATCATACGTTCTGTATTATCCACTTGGAGCAGATGAGGATGATGAAGAAGAAATCGAAATCCACGCTTCTGCATTCCTGCCTGGAAACGAAGGCGAAGAAGGCGAATTGCAACCGATCGAAACAGAAGATGAGTGGGACATGATCGAGGAAATGCTCAACACATTCCTCGAAGATGAAGAAATGGAATAA
- the greA gene encoding transcription elongation factor GreA, with translation MSTEKVYPMTIEGKEKLEKELENLKTVKRKEVVERIKVARSFGDLSENSEYDAAKDEQAFVEGRISTLENMIRNAKIIQEDDHNSDTVQLGKKVTFIELPDGDKETYSIVGSAEADPFEGKISNDSPIAKSLLGHKVGEQVTVQTPGGEMSVKIVEVS, from the coding sequence ATGAGTACAGAAAAAGTATACCCGATGACGATCGAAGGGAAAGAAAAATTAGAAAAAGAACTGGAGAACCTGAAAACGGTTAAACGTAAAGAAGTCGTCGAGCGCATCAAAGTCGCAAGGAGCTTCGGGGATCTATCCGAGAACTCTGAGTACGATGCAGCCAAAGATGAGCAGGCATTCGTAGAAGGACGCATCTCGACGCTTGAAAATATGATCCGTAACGCCAAGATCATCCAGGAAGATGATCATAATTCCGATACGGTCCAGCTTGGTAAGAAGGTGACCTTCATCGAACTTCCTGATGGCGATAAAGAAACATATTCCATTGTGGGAAGCGCTGAAGCCGATCCATTTGAAGGGAAAATCTCCAATGACTCACCGATCGCCAAAAGCCTTCTCGGACACAAAGTAGGCGAACAAGTGACGGTTCAGACTCCAGGCGGGGAAATGAGCGTCAAGATCGTAGAAGTAAGCTGA
- the mtnN gene encoding 5'-methylthioadenosine/S-adenosylhomocysteine nucleosidase, which produces MKIAIIGAMEEEVTLLRENISNPVVETIAGCEYTSGTMKGKEVVLLRSGIGKVNAAMSTAVLLQHFKPDCIINTGSAGGFDPALNVGDVVISTEVRHHDVDVTAFGYEYGQVPQLPAAFTADEKLKQIAVQSVKKMGDVQVVSGLIATGDSFMSDPARVEAIRDKFDSLQAVEMEAAAIAQVAHQFGTPFVIIRSLSDIAGKESDLSFDQYLEKAALHSANMVMNIVESV; this is translated from the coding sequence ATGAAAATCGCCATCATCGGAGCAATGGAAGAAGAAGTCACTCTATTGAGGGAAAACATTTCGAATCCTGTGGTCGAAACCATCGCAGGGTGTGAATATACAAGCGGGACAATGAAAGGGAAGGAAGTCGTCCTTCTACGTTCCGGAATCGGAAAGGTAAATGCCGCCATGTCGACGGCGGTCCTACTTCAGCATTTCAAGCCGGATTGCATCATCAACACCGGATCAGCAGGCGGATTCGACCCTGCACTGAACGTCGGGGATGTGGTCATTTCCACAGAGGTACGTCATCATGATGTGGATGTGACGGCATTCGGTTATGAATACGGTCAAGTGCCTCAGCTTCCGGCTGCCTTCACAGCAGATGAAAAATTGAAACAAATCGCCGTCCAGTCGGTGAAGAAAATGGGCGACGTACAAGTCGTTTCCGGCTTGATCGCAACAGGGGATTCATTCATGAGCGATCCTGCGCGGGTCGAAGCGATCCGTGACAAGTTCGATTCCTTGCAGGCAGTGGAGATGGAGGCGGCGGCGATCGCACAGGTTGCCCATCAATTCGGCACCCCGTTCGTCATCATCCGTTCCCTTTCTGATATTGCCGGGAAGGAATCCGATCTGTCATTCGATCAATACCTGGAAAAAGCGGCCTTGCATTCAGCCAATATGGTCATGAATATTGTAGAGTCCGTATAA
- the mltG gene encoding endolytic transglycosylase MltG, with protein sequence MVMTDKKEIKETLMKKLLERQSEARSIRKIVGLILLCVVILIGGTAVGGYFYVKSALKPVDPDDSKPVNVEVPIGSGVSTIADLLADKGIVKNATVFKYYVKFNNESGFQAGSYGLTPSMTMDEIIKSLKTGRVIRDAEFTITVPEGLQLDEIAALIGEKSPYSKQEVEKKLEDKKWIEQLKKEYPNLITKDVSNKNIKRPLEGYLYPATYSFYEKKPSLESILKEMINQTNEVLAQYEPAMKEKKMSPHELLTFASLVEKEATEKADRGKISSVFYNRIEEDMPLQTDPTVLYSLGKHKARTTYKDLEVDSPYNTYKNKGLPPGPISNAGVSSIEAALEPEDTDFYYFLASSNGTVYYSETLDEHNEKKEKYITNKKD encoded by the coding sequence ATGGTTATGACAGATAAAAAAGAGATAAAGGAAACGCTGATGAAAAAATTACTCGAACGACAATCCGAAGCAAGGTCCATCAGGAAGATCGTCGGCCTCATTCTTCTATGTGTGGTCATCCTCATTGGGGGAACGGCTGTAGGCGGTTATTTCTACGTCAAGTCCGCCCTGAAGCCCGTGGACCCCGATGATTCCAAGCCCGTCAATGTAGAGGTGCCGATCGGCTCCGGAGTCTCCACCATCGCAGATCTTCTTGCAGACAAGGGGATCGTGAAGAACGCAACGGTATTTAAGTATTATGTGAAGTTCAACAATGAATCAGGGTTCCAGGCAGGTAGCTACGGTCTCACTCCATCCATGACGATGGATGAGATCATCAAAAGCCTGAAGACCGGCAGGGTGATCCGTGATGCGGAGTTCACCATCACCGTCCCAGAAGGCCTGCAGCTTGATGAGATCGCCGCTCTGATCGGTGAAAAGTCACCGTATTCAAAGCAGGAAGTGGAAAAGAAGTTGGAAGACAAGAAATGGATCGAGCAATTAAAGAAGGAATATCCGAATCTCATTACGAAAGATGTCTCAAACAAAAACATCAAACGGCCGCTTGAAGGGTATCTATATCCGGCAACCTATTCGTTCTACGAAAAGAAGCCGTCGCTTGAAAGCATCCTGAAGGAAATGATCAACCAGACGAACGAGGTGCTGGCCCAATACGAGCCGGCCATGAAAGAGAAGAAAATGTCCCCGCATGAACTCTTGACCTTTGCCTCACTGGTGGAGAAGGAAGCAACGGAGAAAGCGGACAGAGGAAAGATCTCAAGTGTCTTCTATAACCGCATTGAAGAGGACATGCCTCTTCAAACGGATCCAACCGTGCTGTATTCACTTGGTAAACATAAGGCAAGGACCACCTACAAGGATCTGGAAGTGGATTCTCCTTACAATACGTACAAGAATAAAGGACTGCCACCAGGGCCGATTTCAAATGCAGGCGTATCGTCCATCGAAGCGGCATTGGAGCCGGAAGACACAGATTTCTACTACTTCCTTGCTTCATCCAACGGGACCGTCTACTATTCGGAAACCCTGGATGAACATAATGAAAAGAAAGAAAAGTACATCACGAATAAGAAGGACTGA
- a CDS encoding DUF2536 family protein → MSISFELIKDKVEFFEAVDLSTLEKNISEQIELNQSIMLRVHHVQHHVTVDEHGRRLYTAVVHFKLNQ, encoded by the coding sequence ATGAGTATCTCATTTGAATTGATCAAGGATAAGGTGGAGTTCTTCGAAGCCGTAGATCTTTCCACTCTGGAGAAGAACATTTCCGAACAGATCGAATTGAACCAGTCGATCATGCTCAGGGTCCATCACGTCCAGCACCATGTGACGGTAGACGAACACGGACGCCGCCTTTATACGGCCGTCGTCCATTTCAAGCTGAATCAATGA
- a CDS encoding class I SAM-dependent methyltransferase, with protein MGREFLDLFQDWANSYDDTVTGHDVEYQAVFEHYDAILDAVAARAKGRVVEFGPGTGNLTKKLLENKLEVLPFEPSPEMREIGMQKLGDLVTFKDGDFLDFDLDGAVDSFVSSYAFHHLTDEEKGKAFEIYGKYLPRGGKIVWADTMFESDRHYQAAISAAIEKGYHNLADDLKREYYTTLDVFRALLEPKGFTVTFDQVNAFVWIMEATKQ; from the coding sequence ATGGGTAGAGAGTTTTTGGATTTATTCCAGGATTGGGCGAATTCATATGACGATACGGTAACGGGTCATGATGTTGAATATCAGGCGGTGTTTGAACACTATGATGCCATACTTGATGCAGTGGCTGCCCGTGCAAAAGGAAGGGTCGTCGAATTCGGTCCCGGAACGGGCAATTTGACGAAGAAGCTCTTGGAGAACAAGCTGGAGGTTCTGCCGTTCGAGCCTTCCCCTGAGATGAGGGAGATCGGCATGCAGAAACTCGGGGATCTGGTGACATTCAAAGATGGTGACTTCCTTGACTTCGATCTTGATGGGGCGGTGGACTCTTTCGTCAGTTCATACGCGTTTCACCACCTCACCGACGAGGAAAAAGGAAAAGCCTTTGAGATTTATGGCAAGTACCTGCCCCGTGGTGGTAAAATAGTATGGGCCGACACCATGTTCGAAAGTGACCGGCACTATCAAGCCGCCATATCCGCAGCCATCGAAAAGGGATATCACAATCTTGCAGATGACCTGAAACGCGAATACTACACCACATTGGATGTGTTCAGAGCCCTTCTTGAACCAAAAGGATTCACTGTCACATTCGATCAGGTGAACGCATTTGTATGGATCATGGAGGCGACTAAACAGTAG
- a CDS encoding peptidoglycan D,D-transpeptidase FtsI family protein, which translates to MKKKRVLFLSIILLSILFGLIGRLMQVQLVQTESFSKHKINLIESSVEQRTQQIVIDEGRGAFLDRAGNPLTFDEENVVVLFPFLNKIEWPSATVASILGMNEADIKRDLLGAKEPVVLKGSQDLTQSQMDRVNALEVQGVFAVKKKVKKSVIPAAQLIGVTGENTTLFHERYPDRVKGANQPVGVSGLQGIFDEWLIAEEQAKLVYHVDATGGPLFGADVKYIASANPFYPLNVKTTIDSRAQQALEEVADTYEMKKGGLLLLDIESNEIVASVSRPKMKEGEPFGEGATDYMRKALIPGSVFKTVIAAASLEEGLVDESRMFDCDRDIRGGEAQKPHGSINIKDSLAASCNRTFADLANELTEKDPDLIETYADKLGLTGDVAWKGDVFHYEDFSQLKLEQSRIFASDAARGDRNEIAMTGIGQNEVRVTPIGMANMMATIARGGKAYEVSAVSTVEYQNGADMVNFPKQEGGEGISPFTAMKMQQYLRGVVNSPLGTAPYLQEAAYEVAGKTGTAQTGSYRGETIKANELYNKWFAGYFPFRDPKYALVAVNMDVLVDEGGIYPIFKDSVDALYRLDQE; encoded by the coding sequence ATGAAGAAGAAGCGGGTCTTATTCTTAAGTATCATCCTATTATCCATCCTGTTTGGTCTGATCGGAAGGCTGATGCAGGTGCAATTGGTCCAAACCGAGTCATTTTCCAAGCATAAGATCAATCTGATTGAGAGCAGCGTGGAACAGCGGACGCAGCAGATTGTCATAGACGAAGGGAGGGGGGCTTTCCTTGATCGTGCAGGCAATCCCCTGACCTTCGATGAAGAAAATGTCGTGGTGCTCTTCCCGTTCCTGAATAAGATTGAGTGGCCGAGCGCCACAGTAGCATCCATCCTGGGGATGAACGAAGCAGACATCAAGCGGGATCTCCTCGGGGCAAAGGAACCCGTCGTTTTGAAAGGGAGCCAGGATCTTACGCAGTCTCAAATGGACCGCGTGAACGCTCTGGAGGTCCAGGGGGTCTTCGCCGTGAAGAAAAAAGTGAAAAAGTCTGTGATCCCTGCCGCGCAACTGATCGGGGTGACGGGTGAAAACACGACCCTGTTCCATGAGCGGTATCCCGATAGGGTCAAGGGGGCCAATCAGCCTGTTGGTGTCTCGGGGCTTCAGGGCATATTTGACGAATGGCTCATAGCCGAGGAGCAGGCGAAGCTCGTGTATCATGTGGATGCAACAGGAGGGCCTCTGTTCGGAGCCGACGTGAAATATATCGCCTCGGCCAATCCATTCTATCCATTAAACGTGAAGACGACAATTGATTCAAGAGCGCAGCAAGCCCTTGAAGAAGTCGCTGATACGTACGAGATGAAAAAAGGCGGTCTTCTTCTCCTTGATATCGAGAGCAACGAGATCGTGGCCAGCGTCTCACGACCGAAGATGAAAGAGGGGGAGCCATTCGGTGAAGGGGCGACGGATTATATGAGAAAGGCCCTTATCCCAGGGTCCGTCTTCAAGACGGTCATCGCAGCGGCGAGCCTTGAGGAAGGGCTGGTGGATGAATCAAGGATGTTCGACTGTGACCGGGATATCAGGGGTGGGGAAGCGCAGAAGCCCCACGGCTCGATCAATATCAAAGATAGTCTGGCAGCGAGCTGCAATCGTACATTTGCAGACCTCGCGAATGAACTGACAGAAAAAGATCCAGATCTGATCGAGACGTACGCAGATAAACTCGGCCTCACGGGAGATGTCGCCTGGAAAGGGGACGTATTCCACTATGAGGATTTCTCCCAGTTGAAGCTGGAACAATCCAGGATCTTTGCGTCAGATGCAGCAAGGGGGGATCGCAACGAGATCGCCATGACCGGGATCGGACAGAATGAAGTGAGGGTGACCCCCATCGGCATGGCCAATATGATGGCGACGATTGCAAGGGGAGGGAAGGCGTACGAGGTGAGTGCGGTTTCGACGGTTGAATATCAGAACGGGGCGGATATGGTGAATTTCCCGAAGCAGGAAGGCGGAGAAGGAATCAGCCCGTTCACAGCGATGAAAATGCAGCAATATTTGCGCGGAGTCGTGAATTCTCCTCTTGGGACGGCGCCTTATCTGCAGGAAGCAGCATACGAAGTGGCCGGTAAGACCGGCACAGCCCAGACGGGAAGCTACCGGGGAGAAACCATCAAGGCAAATGAGCTTTATAATAAGTGGTTCGCAGGCTACTTCCCTTTCCGCGACCCGAAATATGCCCTCGTGGCGGTGAATATGGACGTTCTTGTGGATGAAGGTGGCATCTATCCGATCTTCAAGGACAGTGTCGATGCGCTCTACCGTCTTGATCAGGAATGA
- the ruvX gene encoding Holliday junction resolvase RuvX, translated as MRTMGLDVGSKTVGVAISDAFGWTAQGIETIKIDEEKNTFRLDRIKELAEEYEVSKVVVGLPKNMNNTIGPRGEASQAYGELVRTELGVPVVFWDERLSTMAAERVLLEADVSRKKRKKVIDKMAASMILQGFLDSQK; from the coding sequence ATGCGCACTATGGGATTGGATGTCGGCTCGAAGACCGTGGGTGTCGCCATCAGCGATGCCTTCGGCTGGACGGCCCAGGGAATCGAAACCATCAAGATAGACGAAGAGAAGAATACGTTCCGGCTCGACAGGATCAAGGAGCTCGCAGAAGAATATGAAGTGAGCAAGGTCGTCGTCGGCCTGCCGAAGAATATGAACAATACCATCGGCCCCCGCGGGGAAGCTTCCCAGGCATATGGAGAGCTTGTCCGCACCGAGCTCGGTGTGCCCGTCGTCTTTTGGGATGAGCGGCTCAGTACGATGGCTGCCGAAAGGGTTCTCCTTGAGGCAGATGTGAGCAGGAAGAAGCGTAAGAAAGTAATCGATAAAATGGCTGCCTCCATGATCCTTCAGGGATTCTTGGACAGTCAAAAATAA
- a CDS encoding IreB family regulatory phosphoprotein: protein MSSFDKTMRFDFSEEPFEHDVKEVLLQVHNALQEKGYNPINQIVGYLLSGDPAYIPRHQDARNIIRRLERDEIIEELVKSYLKQHKEG, encoded by the coding sequence ATGAGTTCTTTTGACAAAACGATGCGATTTGATTTTTCCGAGGAGCCGTTTGAACATGATGTGAAGGAAGTCCTCCTTCAAGTCCATAATGCACTTCAGGAAAAAGGGTACAACCCGATCAATCAGATCGTAGGGTATTTACTTTCCGGAGATCCCGCGTACATTCCAAGGCATCAAGATGCCAGGAATATCATCCGACGCCTTGAGCGCGATGAAATCATCGAAGAATTAGTCAAATCGTATTTGAAACAGCATAAAGAGGGATAA